The following are from one region of the Rhipicephalus microplus isolate Deutch F79 chromosome 1, USDA_Rmic, whole genome shotgun sequence genome:
- the LOC142811648 gene encoding uncharacterized protein LOC142811648, translating to MAAQQAQWPTQQPTGWDAQQEDPYAASYYEAYPATPGLEVYPAPAAYPAVPETPAADEYQKKRADDLDSGSWSLCMLRVCTILMVVIVSGLILFVMVGGNMRLKSHDMTTAIAAANAADATANPTHASSRNATTRNTHRGNERAKSSVQPEVVTGIEGYNFADHVAQYRRVRKKAAVRAD from the exons ATGGCGGCGCAACAGGCCCAGTGGCCGACTCAACAGCCGACAGGATGGGACGCCCAGCAGGAGGATCCTTATGCGGCCTCTTATTACGAGGCGTACCCGGCTACTCCGGGGCTCGAAGTATACCCGGCCCCCGCAGCGTACCCGGCTGTGCCCGAGACGCCGGCTGCAGACGAATACCAGAAGAAGCGTGCGGACGATCTGGACTCCGGTTCGTGGTCCCTGTGCATGCTGCGCGTGTGCACGATCTTGATGGTGGTCATAGTGTCGGGCCTGATCCTTTTCGTCATGGTGGGCGGGAACATGCGGCTCAAGAGCCACGACATGACCACCGCCATCGCTGCTGCGAATGCTGCTGACGCTACCGCCAATCCCACCCACGCCTCGTCGCGCAATGCGACGACTAGGAACACGCATCGCGGAAATGAGAG GGCCAAATCTTCTGTACAGCCGGAGGTGGTTACTGGTATAGAGGGATACAACTTTGCGGACCATGTTGCGCAGTATCGCCGAGTTCGCAAGAAGGCTGCGGTACGCGCCGACTAA
- the LOC142769348 gene encoding uncharacterized protein LOC142769348 has product MERDTTALWLPPERRRPFRRESISFSEEDFRVSTGLDGVPRIIVRMLASVAMLLLSAVIVVCIHMYARNVSPGQEYVPPMEGEPRKPDPRNLDITLGPPDTDTPAPHKAHAEATEFHTASEALSTVATLTSVKAQGASSIGLRQNATPMLPHAPTAAHAAVREQSSLGNTTPAAKHDKWRPLASVATLLGIPTKGNRDSLACSTVHKSFCGNGSGSPAGRFFYDPEERSCLLVTVQKAHVCNRSPNQFASRQECETACVVNQPAPEPRCSERPRFVACTAADVHNPWWFHDGHECTPWSFAGGRCPAASAPVFSAAVECKAQCSSPQELRERGCLFPESQTCEPSQLRRPFFAVPKGARFECHEVEPELLVRHRCLLGPNSFASWEECDETCHVGKQNSY; this is encoded by the exons ATGGAACGTGACACGACGGCGCTGTGGCTTCCACCCGAGCGGAGGCGGCCCTTCAGGAGGGAGAGCATCTCATTTAGCGAAGAGGACTTCAGGGTGTCCACTGGCTTGGACGGG GTTCCACGTATCATCGTGCGCATGCTGGCCAGCGTCGCGATGCTGCTGCTGTCTGCCGTGATCGTGGTGTGCATCCACATGTACGCGCGCAACGTTTCACCCGGCCAGGAGTACGTTCCCCCCATGGAGGGAGAGCCTCGCAAGCCCGACCCGCGGAATCTGGACATCACACTGGGCCCGCCGGACACCGATACTCCGGCACCTCACAAG GCACACGCGGAGGCAACGGAGTTCCACACTGCTTCGGAGGCACTTAGCACTGTTGCAACGCTGACGAGTGTTAAAGCGCAAGGTGCAAGTTCAATCGGCCTGCGCCAGAATGCGACGCCAATGCTGCCGCACGCGCCAACTGCAGCACATGCAGCCGTACGGGAGCAGTCGTCACTCGGGAATACGACACCTGCAGCCAAGCACGACAAATGGAGACCACTCGCTTCCGTAGCAACTCTTCTGGGTATACCT ACCAAGGGCAACAGGGATAGTCTGGCCTGCTCCACCGTCCACAAGTCCTTCTGCGGCAACGGTAGCGGATCACCAGCAGGGCGATTCTTCTACGACCCGGAAGAGAGGTCCTGCCTCTTGGTGACGGTGCAGAAGGCCCACGTCTGCAACCGGAGCCCGAACCAGTTCGCTTCCCGACAAGAGTGCGAGACGGCCTGCGTCGTAAACCAACCGGCACCCGAGCCTCGATGCTCGGAGCGGCCACGTTTCGTCGCGTGCACGGCCGCAGACGTCCATAATCCCTGGTGGTTCCACGATGGACACGAATGCACGCCATGGTCCTTCGCAGGAGGCAG ATGCCCCGCGGCCTCGGCTCCCGTGTTCAGCGCCGCCGTCGAGTGCAAGGCGCAGTGCAGCAGTCCCCAGGAGCTCCGTGAGCGGGGCTGCCTGTTTCCCGAGTCGCAGACGTGCGAGCCCAGCCAGCTACGGCGGCCGTTCTTCGCCGTTCCCAAGGGCGCTCGGTTCGAATGTCACGAGGTGGAGCCGGAGCTTCTCGTTCGACACCGTTGCTTGCTCGGCCCCAATAGTTTTGCCAGCTGGGAAGAGTGCGACGAGACATGCCATGTGGGCAAGCAGAATAGTTATTGA